A DNA window from Streptomyces sp. CA-278952 contains the following coding sequences:
- a CDS encoding DUF5753 domain-containing protein: MVNRKEVNPDGGPEAAYGARLRREREARGWKQDDLGARIGYTGRHVSGVELCHKSPTRKFSIAVDVAMSFTGTADSFEREWRKIKHGVLLQGFPEYVALEGRAAEIRLFEVGVIPGLLQTREYAEALASGAVDRGVITPEQGDQRVSLLMERQGALLRTVPPMLIAVLDESCIRRPIGSPAVMDAQLQYLIDFAAQSHTMLQIAPFGIGEQRPFNRAVNLLTLQDRSVVSYVESETQGHLDRELSSVIPMVRSYHQLQAVSLSQTDTVDMIHQHRKGTP, translated from the coding sequence TTGGTCAACCGCAAGGAAGTCAACCCTGACGGGGGCCCGGAGGCGGCCTACGGAGCACGTCTGCGTAGGGAGCGCGAAGCGCGGGGCTGGAAACAGGACGACCTCGGCGCGCGCATCGGCTACACGGGGCGGCATGTTTCCGGGGTGGAATTGTGCCACAAGTCCCCAACCCGCAAGTTCTCGATCGCTGTTGACGTGGCGATGAGTTTTACGGGGACCGCTGATTCGTTCGAGCGCGAGTGGCGCAAGATCAAGCACGGCGTGCTGTTGCAGGGCTTCCCGGAGTACGTGGCGCTGGAGGGCCGGGCGGCGGAGATCCGGTTGTTCGAGGTGGGCGTCATCCCGGGGCTGTTGCAGACCCGGGAGTACGCGGAGGCGCTGGCGAGCGGGGCCGTCGATCGAGGGGTCATCACCCCCGAACAGGGTGATCAGCGCGTCTCGTTACTCATGGAGCGCCAGGGCGCCCTGTTACGCACTGTGCCGCCGATGCTCATCGCGGTGCTGGACGAGAGCTGCATCCGCCGACCGATCGGCAGTCCTGCCGTGATGGATGCCCAGTTGCAGTATCTGATCGACTTCGCCGCGCAGTCCCACACCATGCTGCAGATCGCCCCTTTCGGCATCGGTGAGCAGCGGCCCTTCAATCGCGCGGTGAATCTGCTGACACTTCAGGACCGGTCCGTGGTCTCGTACGTCGAGTCCGAGACGCAGGGGCACCTGGACCGTGAACTCAGCTCTGTCATCCCGATGGTGAGGTCCTACCATCAGTTGCAGGCCGTGTCTCTGTCGCAGACAGATACGGTGGACATGATCCACCAGCATCGAAAGGGCACCCCGTGA
- a CDS encoding DUF397 domain-containing protein, whose product MTTESTTPQWVKSSYSDNGGTCVEWAPRTASATGTVPVRDSKNPGGPALAVAAEAFSSFVAGVKAGGFDTRA is encoded by the coding sequence GTGACGACCGAATCCACGACCCCGCAGTGGGTCAAGTCCTCCTACAGTGACAACGGCGGCACCTGCGTTGAGTGGGCCCCGCGCACCGCGTCCGCCACCGGCACCGTCCCCGTACGCGACTCGAAGAACCCGGGCGGCCCGGCCCTGGCCGTCGCCGCCGAGGCGTTCTCCTCCTTCGTGGCGGGCGTCAAGGCCGGGGGTTTCGACACCCGCGCCTGA
- a CDS encoding alpha/beta fold hydrolase: MIGTEIELPVVDGVLSGVDFGGHGEGVLLVHGSGQNAAAWADVASRLVSACHPVAIDLRGHGQTLLDSTGPEQYWRDLGGVVTALGWDHPVLVGHSTGGYAVTAAAASGLVEPAALCIVDGVVLDDRNASLAEHAAARTTEAADRLRAMFRYGWEADDDQMHAYVERCAREAGGDWLNAGARHGLVEEVTRRSFLRRGHRWVRRPAIEEIATVTAVEPDAEIFPSIEVYDRLTCPTTIVLAEDGFYASRRDEVRAVVDAAPGRRLTDISSNHNIPMTRPADLAAIILDLLPDRAAASVGNVD; the protein is encoded by the coding sequence ATGATCGGAACGGAGATCGAACTCCCCGTCGTGGACGGCGTTCTCTCGGGTGTGGACTTCGGCGGCCACGGCGAGGGGGTGCTACTTGTCCACGGCAGCGGACAGAACGCCGCCGCCTGGGCCGATGTGGCGTCCCGTCTGGTGAGCGCGTGTCACCCGGTCGCCATCGACCTGCGCGGCCACGGGCAGACCCTGCTCGACTCGACCGGACCCGAGCAGTACTGGCGAGACCTCGGTGGCGTCGTCACCGCCCTGGGCTGGGACCACCCCGTGCTGGTCGGCCACTCCACCGGCGGGTACGCCGTGACGGCCGCCGCTGCCAGTGGCCTCGTGGAACCGGCCGCCCTCTGCATCGTGGACGGTGTGGTGCTCGATGACCGTAACGCGTCACTCGCCGAGCACGCCGCCGCCCGGACCACCGAGGCGGCGGACCGTTTGCGGGCGATGTTCCGCTACGGCTGGGAAGCGGACGACGACCAGATGCACGCCTATGTCGAGCGATGCGCGCGGGAGGCCGGAGGGGACTGGCTCAACGCCGGAGCACGGCACGGACTCGTCGAGGAGGTCACGCGGCGCTCCTTCCTGCGCCGCGGCCACCGGTGGGTACGGCGACCGGCCATCGAGGAGATCGCGACCGTCACCGCCGTGGAACCCGACGCGGAGATCTTCCCGAGCATCGAGGTGTATGACCGCCTCACCTGTCCGACGACGATCGTGCTGGCCGAGGATGGCTTCTACGCCTCGCGACGCGACGAAGTGCGTGCCGTCGTCGACGCCGCCCCCGGCCGCCGGCTGACCGACATCAGCTCGAACCACAACATCCCCATGACCCGGCCCGCCGACCTCGCCGCGATCATTCTCGACCTGCTGCCGGACCGAGCTGCGGCATCGGTCGGGAACGTCGATTGA
- a CDS encoding Vgb family protein codes for MAVSEMSVADEGAGPYGIATGPDGALWLTFAHSGRIARLTLDGELTEYPLESPGCRPTVITPGPDGALWFTRSQDHRIGRITVDGETESFPVPTPDSGPFGITAGPDDAMWFTEMNTDRIGRITSGGEITEYALRCVGAYPSAITAGPDGALWFTLNQANAIGRITVHGDIVIHPLPTPSAAPVGITSDGTALWFVEIAAGQIGRISVDGTVEEFPLPDRTAKPHAIVAASTGDCWFTEWGTNSIGHITGSGKITEYGLPSPSSEPHGITLGPDGALWAALETGGVARLEP; via the coding sequence GTGGCCGTAAGCGAGATGTCCGTGGCAGACGAGGGCGCCGGTCCGTACGGCATCGCGACCGGACCCGACGGCGCACTGTGGCTGACCTTCGCGCACAGCGGCCGCATCGCACGCCTCACCCTCGACGGCGAACTCACCGAGTACCCCCTGGAATCGCCCGGGTGTCGCCCTACGGTCATCACCCCCGGGCCCGACGGAGCACTGTGGTTCACCCGGTCCCAGGACCACCGGATCGGCCGGATCACCGTCGACGGTGAAACGGAGTCCTTCCCCGTGCCTACGCCCGACAGCGGCCCCTTCGGGATCACCGCCGGCCCGGACGACGCGATGTGGTTCACGGAGATGAACACCGACCGGATCGGCCGCATCACCAGCGGGGGAGAGATCACCGAGTACGCCCTTCGCTGTGTCGGCGCCTATCCCTCGGCGATCACCGCAGGCCCTGATGGGGCCCTGTGGTTCACCCTCAACCAGGCGAACGCGATCGGCCGCATCACTGTCCACGGAGACATCGTCATCCACCCGCTCCCCACCCCGAGCGCTGCACCCGTGGGTATCACCAGCGACGGCACCGCCTTGTGGTTCGTCGAGATCGCGGCAGGCCAGATCGGCAGGATCTCGGTGGACGGCACGGTCGAGGAGTTCCCGCTGCCCGACCGCACAGCCAAGCCCCACGCCATCGTCGCGGCCTCCACCGGAGACTGCTGGTTCACCGAATGGGGAACCAACAGCATCGGCCACATCACCGGGAGCGGCAAGATCACCGAGTACGGTCTGCCGTCACCGTCGTCAGAGCCGCACGGCATCACCCTGGGTCCCGACGGCGCTCTGTGGGCGGCCCTCGAAACGGGAGGGGTCGCGCGGCTTGAACCGTAG
- a CDS encoding class I SAM-dependent methyltransferase, protein MTAVLPRVLRALDRFHAAHPWDHNAHYHRWILRRLPGRFADALDVGSGSGDLARLLATRAEAAHGIDADPAIVDRARERTAPGVPVTFSVGDTLEDVPSGLYDVITCVAAIHHMPLTDALTRFREHLAPGGTLIVVGLYRPQSWSDYLIDAVAVPSNIAMAWFKNKGRRAPRPVAMTAPTRPATTAFPDIVREARRVLPGARLRRRLFWRYTLVWNQRLPLTD, encoded by the coding sequence ATGACGGCCGTACTCCCCCGCGTCCTGCGCGCACTCGACCGGTTCCACGCCGCCCACCCGTGGGATCACAACGCCCACTACCACCGGTGGATCCTGCGCCGGCTCCCCGGGCGTTTCGCCGACGCCCTGGACGTCGGATCGGGCAGTGGCGACCTCGCCCGGCTGCTGGCCACCCGGGCCGAAGCGGCGCACGGCATCGACGCCGACCCCGCCATCGTCGACCGCGCGCGGGAGCGCACCGCTCCCGGGGTTCCGGTGACCTTCTCCGTCGGGGACACGCTGGAGGACGTACCGTCCGGCCTGTACGACGTCATCACCTGCGTCGCCGCCATCCACCACATGCCGTTGACCGACGCACTCACCCGCTTCCGCGAGCACCTGGCTCCCGGGGGCACTCTGATCGTCGTCGGCCTCTACCGCCCGCAGTCCTGGAGCGACTACCTGATCGACGCGGTCGCCGTACCGTCGAACATCGCCATGGCCTGGTTCAAGAACAAGGGCCGCAGAGCGCCGCGCCCCGTCGCCATGACCGCACCGACCCGACCGGCGACCACCGCCTTTCCGGACATCGTTCGCGAGGCCCGCCGCGTGCTGCCCGGCGCGCGGCTGCGCCGGCGGCTGTTCTGGCGCTACACCTTGGTCTGGAATCAGCGCCTGCCCCTTACGGATTGA
- a CDS encoding nuclear transport factor 2 family protein has protein sequence MQEETARSAIDTFISAFNASDDSYVTALLSQALTSDVVFWGPLGRSEGIAAVEQFVLDIRRHPAGTGTMVRCSAVDMPDEWARYQWVFTTPDGGPRLAGTDVVHLRRSLIDQVIVFAGEIEPSAS, from the coding sequence ATGCAGGAAGAGACGGCACGCTCCGCGATCGACACGTTCATCTCCGCGTTCAACGCCTCGGACGACAGCTATGTGACTGCCCTGCTCTCCCAGGCCCTGACCTCGGACGTGGTCTTCTGGGGGCCGTTGGGTCGCAGCGAAGGAATCGCGGCGGTCGAGCAGTTCGTGCTGGACATCCGGCGCCACCCGGCGGGAACCGGCACGATGGTGCGCTGCTCAGCGGTGGACATGCCGGACGAATGGGCCCGGTACCAGTGGGTCTTCACGACGCCGGATGGAGGCCCCCGCCTGGCGGGAACGGACGTCGTGCATCTGCGGCGGAGCCTCATCGACCAGGTCATCGTCTTCGCGGGGGAGATCGAGCCGTCCGCCTCCTGA
- a CDS encoding MerR family transcriptional regulator — protein sequence MHSSFMPPRRIKIGDAAAFAGSTPRAIRHYHEIGLLPEPERGGDGRRRYGYEDMISLLWIRRTADAGIALDDIRDAFTTGTAPAGAESGEGIAGILERLEETLAEREAELRRQRAAVQRMRTEGSRMGLLSDLVTGRLKSLPEGSLRPADLDTLLVTERIFGPLGAAVQATRFIALATHPTLRQESDRVDDAEEALDDSVAVDDPRVAHVAAERHAFECALDAFIEESGLSEEDEALCDAWEAAHPETADGGESEADPGSGGREADSMSVLDAVGKMPYDFSPARLRSMELAVELSAHDAPGA from the coding sequence ATGCATTCGTCCTTTATGCCACCCCGCCGGATCAAGATCGGTGACGCGGCGGCCTTCGCCGGCAGCACTCCGCGGGCGATTCGCCACTACCACGAGATCGGCCTGCTCCCGGAGCCCGAGCGGGGCGGCGACGGCCGCCGCCGCTACGGCTACGAGGACATGATCAGCCTGCTGTGGATCCGCAGGACGGCCGACGCGGGGATCGCCCTGGACGACATCCGTGACGCCTTCACGACCGGCACGGCTCCCGCCGGTGCGGAGAGCGGAGAAGGCATCGCGGGCATCCTGGAGCGGTTGGAGGAAACCCTCGCCGAGCGGGAGGCGGAGCTGCGGCGGCAGCGGGCCGCCGTGCAGCGGATGCGCACCGAAGGCAGCCGGATGGGCCTGCTTTCCGACCTTGTCACCGGCCGCCTCAAGAGCCTGCCCGAAGGCTCCCTGCGCCCGGCGGACCTGGACACCCTGCTGGTCACCGAGCGGATCTTCGGCCCACTCGGCGCGGCGGTCCAGGCCACCCGCTTCATCGCCCTGGCCACGCATCCCACCCTGCGGCAGGAATCCGACCGCGTCGACGACGCCGAGGAAGCACTCGACGACAGCGTCGCCGTCGATGATCCGCGGGTGGCTCACGTCGCCGCCGAGCGACACGCCTTCGAGTGCGCGCTGGACGCCTTCATCGAGGAGTCCGGCCTGAGCGAGGAGGACGAGGCCCTCTGCGACGCCTGGGAGGCCGCGCACCCCGAAACCGCTGACGGTGGCGAGAGCGAGGCCGATCCCGGCTCCGGGGGGCGGGAGGCCGACTCCATGAGCGTGCTGGACGCCGTCGGCAAGATGCCCTACGACTTCTCCCCGGCCCGCCTGCGCAGTATGGAACTGGCCGTAGAGCTCTCCGCGCACGACGCCCCCGGTGCCTAG
- a CDS encoding D-Ala-D-Ala carboxypeptidase family metallohydrolase, with the protein MRSRPIGFLLSALAGAALAFGGTATASATPSTTPAPGSASAGDVGTADACYTWSGTLQEGSSGEAVRQLQIRVAGYPGTGNQIAIDGAFGPATKAAVQRFQAAYGLAADGIAGAQTFSKIYALQDDDCTPVNFTYAELNRCNSDWSGGKVSAGTARANALVTMWKLQAMRHAMGDRPITVNGGFRSVSCNSAVGGATNSRHLYGHAADLGAGAQGFCALAQAARNHGFTEILGPGYPGHNDHTHVAGGSGRFWSAPSCGI; encoded by the coding sequence ATGCGATCACGCCCCATCGGATTCCTCCTCTCGGCCCTCGCGGGCGCGGCCCTCGCGTTCGGCGGCACCGCGACCGCCTCCGCGACCCCGTCCACGACCCCGGCCCCCGGTTCCGCGTCGGCCGGTGACGTCGGTACGGCCGACGCCTGTTACACCTGGAGCGGCACGCTCCAGGAAGGCTCCAGCGGCGAAGCCGTACGTCAGCTCCAGATCCGGGTCGCCGGCTATCCGGGCACCGGGAACCAGATCGCCATCGACGGGGCGTTCGGCCCGGCCACGAAGGCGGCCGTGCAGCGCTTCCAGGCCGCGTACGGGCTGGCCGCCGACGGCATCGCCGGCGCCCAGACGTTCAGCAAGATCTACGCGTTGCAGGACGACGACTGCACCCCGGTCAACTTCACCTACGCCGAGCTGAACCGCTGCAACTCCGACTGGTCCGGCGGCAAGGTCAGCGCCGGCACGGCACGCGCCAACGCCCTGGTGACCATGTGGAAGCTCCAGGCCATGCGGCACGCGATGGGGGACCGGCCGATCACCGTCAACGGCGGCTTCCGCAGCGTGTCCTGCAACAGCGCGGTCGGCGGGGCCACCAACAGCCGCCACCTGTACGGGCACGCGGCGGACCTCGGCGCGGGCGCCCAGGGCTTCTGCGCCCTCGCCCAGGCGGCGCGCAACCACGGCTTCACCGAGATCCTCGGCCCGGGCTACCCCGGTCACAACGACCACACCCACGTCGCCGGGGGCAGCGGCCGCTTCTGGTCCGCGCCCAGCTGCGGCATCTGA
- a CDS encoding alpha/beta fold hydrolase, producing MSIGEFRNDKTRERFHAVYGRLLGQLWPGPRDAFDLPTSFGTTRVHRAGPPCSDPVVLLSGANGNSLMWHRYIEPIARHHTVIAVDTVGEPGASIQSAPLTGAEDGARWLEEVLAGLEATAAHVVGCSYGGWLALGHQMHHPGRAAALTLVEPAGFADPGRRFYAWLIAGGLAGMAPHMLRPRLSRWVGNSAILETELMELGRASIGFRRTLPPARVFTDEEVHRVRVPSLFLLGEQSSLHDARRVAERVGALVPTAEVEVVPGASHALPTDDPELVAARILRRAAE from the coding sequence ATGAGCATAGGCGAGTTCAGGAACGACAAGACCCGCGAGCGTTTCCACGCCGTTTACGGACGCCTGCTCGGCCAGCTCTGGCCGGGCCCCAGGGACGCCTTCGACCTGCCGACATCCTTCGGTACCACCCGCGTCCACCGCGCCGGGCCACCCTGCTCCGACCCGGTCGTCCTGCTGTCGGGCGCCAACGGCAACTCCCTCATGTGGCACCGGTACATTGAGCCGATCGCCCGCCATCACACGGTGATCGCCGTTGACACGGTCGGTGAGCCGGGCGCCAGCATCCAGAGCGCGCCCCTGACCGGCGCCGAGGACGGCGCCCGCTGGCTGGAGGAGGTACTCGCCGGGCTGGAGGCCACCGCCGCCCATGTCGTCGGCTGCTCCTACGGGGGCTGGCTGGCGCTCGGCCATCAGATGCACCACCCCGGCCGCGCGGCCGCCCTCACCCTGGTGGAACCCGCCGGATTCGCCGACCCCGGGCGTCGCTTCTACGCCTGGCTCATCGCCGGCGGTCTGGCGGGCATGGCGCCCCACATGCTGAGGCCCAGGCTTTCCCGCTGGGTCGGCAACAGCGCCATCCTGGAGACCGAGCTGATGGAACTGGGACGGGCCTCCATCGGGTTCCGGCGCACCCTTCCACCGGCTCGGGTCTTCACCGACGAGGAGGTGCACCGGGTGCGCGTCCCCTCGCTCTTCCTGCTGGGGGAGCAGAGCTCGCTGCACGACGCACGCCGGGTCGCGGAGCGGGTGGGAGCCCTCGTACCCACAGCCGAGGTGGAGGTCGTGCCCGGTGCGAGCCACGCCCTGCCGACCGACGATCCGGAGCTGGTGGCCGCCCGTATCCTGCGGCGCGCGGCGGAATGA